In Necator americanus strain Aroian chromosome IV, whole genome shotgun sequence, the following proteins share a genomic window:
- a CDS encoding hypothetical protein (NECATOR_CHRIV.G14368.T1), giving the protein MLAQRRRWIQDGLPVSAEPGLTHDIVVSRTSVRPKACNQVTGRCKGGASESLPTNKLQMSTPRERKFSQKLMGLEACNLPMGYQNGKGLGWRSVLITLASEAAIEDLMMLAKKIKYDVIGLTET; this is encoded by the exons ATGCTTGCCCaaagacgcaggtggattcaggatggactccctgtttctgctgagccaggactcaCTCATGACATcgttgtatcccgcacgtcggtccggccaaaagcctgcaatcaagtgactgggaggtgcaagggaggcgctTCGGAGTCgcttccaacaaataagctccaaaTGTCCACTCCgagagaacggaagttctcccaaaaactcatgggactagaggcttgcaacctgcccatgg gctaccaaaacggaaaaggactaggatggcgatctgtacttataacgcttgcatcggaagcggccatcgaagatctgatgatgctagccaagaagatcaagtacgacgtcatcggactgaccgagacgtgA